A window of Nicotiana sylvestris chromosome 8, ASM39365v2, whole genome shotgun sequence genomic DNA:
atatacaaataaaatagtaaataagagaaagagttggagggagcGCACCGAATTCCGCAATAAATTGAACACTTGATGATTGTCGCAACTCCAATGTTACCACAAAAAAGGTCAATTGTTCAAAGttcaaatttcaaacttcaaataatacGATAagttaaattccaaaaaaaatgagAGTCAAATAGTTGATTGCAATTTAGGTGCAGAATGAGAGAATGACAATTAggaatttgagtttgagaaatgagagatgagtgaagaaatgaagaagatggggatgtatttattattttttaaagggcTAAATTAGTAATTACCTAAAGtgttattttttctaaaaattgcccaaaaaagggctattcttgcaaaataTCTGTTGGGCAATGGTCAAATTGGAAGCTGATCGTTGCCAACGGTCatatgaatttttaaaaaaaaataaaaaaatagccgATGAACCGGTTCGGGTTGGTCCAGGCCGGTCCAATTAATTGATTCAATAGTGTTTTTCCTTGACCGAGTTTGACCGGTCCGATTAACCGATAAGAAAAATATAAATGTCCCAACACCCTAACCCCCCAAACTTAGCCCTACCCGGCCCCCTACCATCGATCTGGGCCGATATGGGTTAATATCGGTCTGGGCTGGTCCGGAACCGGGTCAACCCGGCCCGTTAAACACCCATAGTTTAGACCTGGCCCGTGCGTCTGCTACTAGGTTCGAAAATGGCATCAATCGTTGTCGCTATGCCCCTTAATTAATCGCATGGTCCTTCGACCTTCGTTTGATTCCAAAAAGAATATTCCCTATACACTTGTCATGGTCTTATTCCATATACACTTGTCATGGTCTTATTCCCTATCCTATAACCAAATAATTACTTTTATTCCTCTACTATGTATTCGCATGCGTGGGCACGTGTATAGAACTTTTCAGGCATCTCATTCTTTGAGCATAGTGTGCCATATCGACGGCCAAGATTAAATCCAGCTGAGGGCCAAGATGCTTCCACGTGTCTCATTATTTTAAGATACCAAGCTATGCACTCACCTAGATAAATTCGAAAACCCTAATATACTTGTCTGAAATCAGTTCTTtccctttcttctcttttcctttctttctttcattgATTGAAGACTCAATGCTTTCTTCCTTATTCTCTACatcccccctcaagttggagggggGAGAATGGACCCCCAACTTGTGCAAGATTAGATTATGTGAAGCTCTCGATAAAGGTTTGGTAAAAGGATCAGTGAACTGCTGGTGAGATGGGACGAAAGAAAGGGTTATTAGACCGGAGAGATACTGTTGGCAGACGAACTGAAAATCGAGCTCAACGTGTTTCGTTCACTCGTGAAAGACAGGATTACGGGAGATGTGTATTGTTGCTTGGCTGTCGGAGTGAATCGGAATAGGAAGAGAAGATAGAGAAGATAGATCTACAAGCAGGCGTACCAACCAGGTAATTTGTGCAGTAACTCGCCTCATAGACCTATATTCTGCCTCTGTAGAAGAAAGTGATATTGGTGCTTGCTTTTTTGATTTCCAGGAGATTGGTGCTCCACCAAGCATGATGGAAAATCCACTGACGGACCTCCTAGAGTCTTTGCAAGCCGCCCAATCATCATCACAAAAGGCTATCAAATCAAATAAAGGGTCTGAAAGTGAAGGATCTGCACACAAATAACGAAAAACACGCAAGCCAGCAGTGAAATAAGAAAGGCAGAGCCTTTGTATAAATTGACTGAGGCAGATCACATCAAGTGACAAGTCAAGGTGAGTATTTGTGAGGTAATTAAGTTTGCCCACCAAATGCATGTAAAGACTGGTATCTGAAAGAAGAGGCTCATCATCAGCACAAAGCTTGGAATAGGGATCAAGTGGTGAAGACACCGTCGAGCCAGAGAAGTCAAATTCCTTCAAAAGATTCAAGGTAAATTGCCTCTGACTAAGAACGAACCCCTCTTTTTCTCTAAGAATTTCCATGCCTAGGAAAGAATGAATGTTTCCTAAATTTTTAACCTTGAATTATGTATTGAGAAAAACTGTAATTTGATTGTTTCCTTCAATGTCACTGCCTGTAAGCAAAATATCATCGACATAGACTGATATGATAGAAATTAAGTCCCCAGATTGTTTGTAGAACAGTGAATAGTCATTGATGTAACTTGAATAACCCTTGTAGCTCAGTGCCCCGACAAGCCTGGCATACCACTACCTAAAGGCTTGCTTTAAACCATACAGTGACTTTCTCAAAAGACACACTTTAGTAGAATCAGGAGGTGATAATCTAGCAGGAAATTTCATGTATACTTCTTCTTGCAAGTCTGAAAGGCATTGTTCACATCAAGTTGTGAGACATGCCAGCCTTTCTTGACAGCTAATGTTAAAAGACATctaattttggtcatttttaccACTAGAGAAAAAGTCTCTGAATAGTCAATTCCTTCTCTTTGTATGCCCCCCCTACCACTAACCTGGCCTTCAGCCCTTTTATAGTACCATCTAACTTATGTTTAACTTTGTAAACCCATTTGCATGGTAAGGCCTTCTTGCCTGGTGGTAAGGTCACCACATCCCAAGTATGATTCAGCTCTAGAGCTACAATTTCTACCTCCATTGCCTTTCTCCAACCTGCCTCCTTACAAGCTTCATAGTAGCTTGTTGGTTCTGAAATGGTGGACACACTCTTCAGAACATTCTGATTATTCAGTGTGAGTAATCCAAAAGAAAAAGAGGTAGGTTTAGCTGACTTAGTGAAACATGAGGAGTTGAGGTCAGTGAGGAATATGTTGTTGCACACATAATCATTTAGGTATGTTAGGTTTTGAGTAATCCTTTCAGTTTTTTTGATTGGAGGTGGTGGAACGGGAAAAGTGTGAAAAGGAGATGAAATAGGAGGATTGGGAGTGCTAGGTTGATTGGTTGATGATGTACTGGGTGAAAAATGTGGTGAATTGTCTAGGCCAAAACTTGGCAAGGGGAAAGAGGGTTCAAGATGGTTAGTGGTTTGATCTGCTATCCCAGGTGTCCTGCTAGGTGTAGAAAGGAAAAGAGAGTTAGCTGAATCTGCTTCAGGTGTAGAGATAATGTTGATAGGTCATTGAACAGATGGTGGAATATCAGAAGATGTTGTAGAAGGGAAAAACAAAGGTTGAGGTGTTGTGGTGGACAAAGTGAAAAGGAAATGATCTTCATGGAACTTTGACCTTGTGAATATCCCAAGAACACACATCTCGCAGCTTTTGGCTCAAACTTACTCCTGTTATGAGCCAAAGTAGATTCATAACATAGACATCTAAAAGATCTAAGTGAATCATAGTTAGGTGGTATCCCTGATAGAACCTTATAGGGTATCTTCCCTTTCAAAACTCTAGAAGGTATTCTATTGATGAGATGAGTGATTGTTAGCACACATTCTCCCCAGTATTGAATATGGATCTTAGACTGAAAAAACAGACCCCTTGCAACTTCCAAAGTATGCCTATGTTTTCTCTCAACCACCTCATTATGTTGGGGTGTTACCACACGAGATGTTTCATGCAATATACCTTGTGATTCAAGGAAAGCATCTTCCTGTGATCCTTTGCCTAATTCCCTTGCATTATCAGACCTTACCCTTTTTACCTTCATGTTAAATTGCCTCTCTACCATGCTGAGGAAAGATTTTAGAACTGGAAAAGCATTACTTTTACAACTTAACAGAAAAGTCCATGTAGCTCTACTGTAGTCATCTGCAATAGTTAGGAAATACTTAAAACCATTGTATGTATCAGTCCTGAATGGTCCCCAAGTATCAATGTGAATTAAGTAAAAATTCCTTGGGTTTTAATATGACTTAAAGGAAAAGGAAGTCTAGTTTGTTTAGCTTGAGGACAAATGTTACACACATAATCAAAATTTGAAggaaaattaataaaactaaGATTCTTCATTACTGAACAGGGCAGATGACCCAATCTGACATGTCATTGGCTTACATTAGAAACAACATTAACCACTAATGGTGTTTGAAAAGAAATAGAATTAGAATAGTGATTGGAATTTCTTTCAAACTACATCTTGACATGGTAGAATGCCAGAAGCTACACTAGTGGGCCTGAGTAGATATAAATCATCTTTTATTTTACCAAAACTTGTCCCCTCCTCATTTAAGGGACCTGCATTAGACAATCATATGAAGTTAGATTTAAAGAGTATTTGAATTGACAACATAACTTATGAACAAACAATAAGTTATATCTGAAAGAAGGCACATGAAGAACTCTTTTAAGGATCATATCTGACTGAATGGAAATACTACCTATATGTGTAACATATAATTGGAAAGAGTTAGGTAGACTAATATGTAAAGTAGAGGAGTCAAATCTATGAATGAACTTGAATTAAACACGTGTGCTCAGAGGCTCCTGAGTCAATGATCCAAGTTTTAGTATTAAAAACTGAAAACAAGTTCCAGTATACTTAAGGATTGTACCAACCACTACATTGGCATTGATTTCTGAATTTGCATGTCCTGAGTTCCCAATCTGCACCTGCTTGATTAAGTTAACTAGCTCAGAAACTTGCTCTTTGTTGAACATTTGTGACTGATTGTTCATGTTTCCCTCATTGTTAGCAGCTGCTACACCCTCATCTTGTCCTGCTTCCACTGCATTTTGTTTCACTGCTTCCTAATAATTATTTGGTTATTTGATGAATTGAAAATCTATTGGGAACCCTATTAATCTGTAGCAGTCTATTCTCGCATGTCCTACCCTCATGCAGTGAGAGCAGGTGATATTACGGTTATATTTAAACTTCTTCcttttgaacttttgtggattGTTCCCAAACTTCTGAGTGGCAGACCAGGGTTTCTGATTCTGATTGTTGTTCCTCTGTTGAAACTTTGTCTGAGTTCCTACCATAAATGATGCTCCATCAGAATGGTATTGGCGGCTCATGTATACCTCTCTTTGACTCTCATCTTGATGTAACAAAGAGTAGGATGGTCTAAGCTGGGTAGAGGATCATCATAAGTATATTGCCTCTTGCTTGGCCATACACATCATTAAGTCCCATAAGAAATTGATAACTCTCTCATCTTCCAAAAACTTAGTGACCTTCTTCTTTCCATCATACACAGTGTAGTCACAGATGCATCCTAAGTGTGTGCTCAAAGAATTCAACTCATCCCATAATCTCTTCAGAGTCGTGAAATAGCCtgctacactgctattttcttgAACTAACTTAGATATCTCCTTTTGCAGGTGATATAGTTTGGCCTCATTAGATTAGCCAAATTTGTGCTCAAGACTATTCCAAAGTTCCATTGCAGACTTGGAGTAGATGCCACTGTCTCCTATTTCTTTAGACAATGAGTTCAGTAACCATGAGGTAACCATGTCATTGCACCTGCTCCATTGAGGAAGATCATTGGAATCTAGACTTGGTTTCCCACAGCTCCCATTAATGAAACCAAGCTTATTCTTGGCAGATAGTGCAATTAGGATTGACCTCCTCTAACTTGGAAACCTCTCTCATTGAATGGTGTATTGACGAGAGACATACCGGGTGCATCAGAGGAGTGAAGAAAGTAAGGATGATTACAATCCTGATTGACCGTAGTGATGAAGAAGCAGGGCTGGAAACCACTGGAGTAGAGATGACTAGAGTCTCATCTGTTACTGCCATAGTTAGCTTTTAGATTTAAGagattttgaaatgaaaaaatGTGAAGGATCGAGCTATAAGAGCTCTGATACTATGTAAGATTTAACAAGGAAGATGAACAAATTTTCTGTGTGTATTGTATTCCATTTGAAGCTATGTATACATACAAGTGTAAGTGCTGAAATAAATAATGTAAAATGAAAAACTAAAAGAATATTCCCTGTACACTTGTTATAGTCTTATTTCCTATCCTATAACCAAATAACTATTTTTATTCTTCTACTATGTATTCACATGTGTGGGCACGTGTATAGAACTTTTCAGGCGTCTCATTCTTTAAGCATAGTGTACCATATCGACAGTCAAGACTAAATCCAGCTGAGGGCCAAGATGCTTCCACGTGTCTCATTATTTTAAGAGACCAAACTATACACTCATTTAAATAAATCAGAAAACTATACTTGTCTGAAACTCAGCTCTTTCCCTTTCTTCTcgttctctttctttctttcaattaGACTCAACGCTTTCTTCCTACTTGTTTACACGGCCTACATAAATCTCATGGGACCCGCCTATTATTACTATGAAAAAAGCCCTAAGTATCAAATACGAAAAAAGTTATACTTGTTTGGCAACAAAAAGAATCAGATGAATGTGATGAGCAGGGAAAGGTATGAGAAGTGAGATTCTTTGGTCGGACTGAAACATTACTtaagggaaaaagaaaatgcGTGCTATTTACAGGATTTTCCAAGTACCTAAAGAAAATGTCATGTGCTATAACTTTCCTTCAATATCTCAAGGGGTTCAAGTTGCCAAAGTTATATACTTATTAACTAGTTTATGTGTCCTCGGTCATCGGACAAAGACGGAGCTAAATTTTGACGTTTACGAGTTATAAATTTGACATCGAACAATATATTTATATTGAAAA
This region includes:
- the LOC138874677 gene encoding secreted RxLR effector protein 161-like, whose protein sequence is MEILREKEGFVLSQRQFTLNLLKEFDFSGSTVSSPLDPYSKLCADDEPLLSDTSLYMHLVGKLNYLTNTHLDLSLDVICLSQFIQRLCLSYFTAGLRVFRYLCADPSLSDPLFDLIAFCDDDWAACKDSRRSVSGFSIMLGGAPISWKSKKQAPISLSSTEAEYRSMRRVTAQITWLVRLLVDLSSLSSLPIPIHSDSQATIHISRNPVFHE